The Actinobacillus suis ATCC 33415 DNA segment TTTGCAAAAAATTTGCAGAATCCGACCGCTTGCTTTTAGGGAAAACTGAGAACTATTTGGTTAATAAATCTAACGCTTCTTGGTATTTTGCCACGGTTTTTTCAATCACGTCTGACGGAACTTTCGGTGCCGGAGCCTGTTTATTCCAACCGCTGTTTTCCAACCAGTCACGCACAAATTGCTTGTCGAATGACGGCGGGTTTGTGCCTTCTTGGTAAGTATCTACCGACCAGAAACGGCTTGAGTCAGGGGTTAGCACTTCATCCATTAAAGTTAGCGTACCGTTCTCATCTAGACCGAATTCAAATTTGGTGTCGCAAATAATAATGCCTTTTGTGAGCGCATATTCCGCCGCTTCGGTATAAAGTGCAATCGCCGCATCACGCACTTTTGCCGCTAATTCCGCACCGATTTGGCGTTCACATTCTTCGTATGAAATATTGATATCGTGATCACCCACTTCCGCTTTGCTTGACGGAGTGAAAATCGGTTGTGGCAATTTGCTTGCTTCCACTAAACCTTCCGGTAATTTTAAGCCACAAATTGTGCCGGTTTGGTTATAGTCTTTTAAACCCGAACCGGTTAAATAGCCACGCACAATCGATTCGATTTTTACCGGTGTTAAGCGTTTACAAACTACGGCACGGTGCTGAATTGCTTCCGCTTCTTCTTTGGGTAAAACATCAAAAACAGAATCACCAGTAAAATGATTTGGCATAATGTGGGCTAACTTTTTGAACCAGAAATTAGAGATTTGGGTGAGAATTTCGCCTTTACGAGGAATCGGATCATCTAAGATTACATCAAATGCGGATAAACGGTCGGTGGCGACCATCAACATACGTTTATCATCAATTTCATAAAGATCACGTACTTTTCCCGAATAGATTTTTTTTAAGCTAATTTGCATGGTTAAAAATTCCTTTAGAACAAAAAATTAAGCGAATTATACCCTTTTACGCAAACGATTGCGAATTTATTCTAAAAGAAGAAATTTTTATCAAAAACAACTTGCAATCTATAAATTTTGAGCGTATTTTAAATAGCAACTCAACAAATTTATACGAAATTTTATATAAGAGAACCCATTATGAACTTTATCCGTACTCATCATCACCATCATTCAACCTGATATCTTTCGGGCATTTGAGTGTGGTCGGAAGATAGCAAATCTTCCGAGTACGTATAAAGCACAATCGCATATCGCAGCAAAATACATAACCTCTCGGAAGGCAACTTTCGAGAGGTTTTTTTATATCCGAAATTTAAACACAACCTTAAACACAACATAGGAAAGACAAAATGACAACCACAAACCGTTTACGTATCGCTCTGCAGAAAAAAGGGCGTTTAAGCAAAGATTGCAACGAATTACTCAAGCAATGCGGGGTAAAAATTAACTGGAATGAACAGCGTTTAATCGCTTATGCGGAAAATATGCCGATTGAAATTTTACGTGTGCGTGATGACGATATTCCTGGCTTGGTTTTTGAAGGTGTAGTGGATCTCGGCATTATTGGGGAAAATGTACTGGAAGAAGAGGAACTCGGTCGTCTTGCTCGAGGTGAGCAGGTTGAATATAAAAAATTACGCACCTTGGATTTTGGCGGCTGCCGTTTGTCGCTGGCGATTGATCGTGATCGCAGTTATAACGGTGTGCAAGACTTTGTTAATTCACGTATTGCCACCAGCTATCCGAACTTACTCAAACGCTATATGAACGAAAAGGGCGTAGCGTTTAAAAGCACCTTACTTAACGGCTCTGTCGAAGTCGCCCCTTCCGCCGGTTTAGCCGATGCGATTTGCGATTTGGTTTCATCCGGCGCAACGTTAGAAGCGAACGGTTTAAAAGAAGTGGAAGTGATTTATCAATCCAAAGCCTGCCTGATTCAACGTGCCGAACCGCTTTCAGCCGAAAAACAAGCGTTAGTCGATCGTTTACTCACCCGTATTCAAGGCGTGCAACAAGCGGCGGAAAGTAAATACATTATGCTGCACGCACCAAAAGATAAACTCAAAGAAATCACCGCACTTTTACCGGGTGTGGAAAACCCAACCATTCTCCCGCTCGCTAATGATTCCGCCCGTGTTGCGATGCACGTCGTCAGCCAAGAAAACTTGTTTTGGGAAACGATGGAACAACTCAAAGCAATGGGCGCAAGCTCGGTATTAGTACTGCCGATTGAGAAGATGTTGGCGTAATGACCACGCACTAACGTACGTGGTTACGCATAATGATGTCGCTCTGCGACATTGTACAGAATAAGGTTGCGGAGCAACCATACCATAAGTAACCCCATACGAGAGTATGGGGCGTGGAGAGAAAAATATGCAAACCCTAATTTGGAAAAACCTAACCGAACAACAACGCCAAGCGTCACTTACTCGTCCTGCAATTAGCTCCTCGCTGAATATTCAACAAGCGGTTGATGCGATTCGTGAAAACGTACTGGCAAATGGCGATAAGGCATTATTTGAGCTTTCGGAAAAATTCGACAATGTGAAATTAGATAATCTTGTTGTTTCAAAAGCGCAGATTCAAGCGGCAAGTGATCGTTTATCAGATGAACTAAAACAGGCGATCCAAAATGCCAAAGCAAATATCGAAAAATTTCACACAGCTCAAATTCCACAGCCGGTTGACATCGAAACTCAAGCTGGTGTGCGTTGCCAAGTGCTAACTCGCCCGATTAATCGTGTCGGCTTATACATTCCAGGTGGTTCAGCACCACTATTTTCCACCGTTTTAATGTTAGCTATTCCGGCAAAAATTGCCGGTTGTAAAAAAGTGGTGCTTTGCTCACCGCCACCGATTGCCGATGCGATTTTGTATGCGGCGAATTTGTGTGGCGTGGAAACCATTTACCAAGTGGGCGGTGCGCAAGCGATTGTGGCAATGGCATTCGGCACGGAATCCGTGGCAAAAGTGGATAAAATTTTCGGGCCGGGTAATAGCTTTGTAACCGAGGCGAAACGCCAAGTGTCGCAAACAGTAAATGGTGCAGCGATTGATATGCAAGCAGGCCCTTCGGAAGTGTTAGTGTTGGCGGATAAAAATGCCGATCCTGAATTTGTGGCGAGCGACTTGCTTTCCCAAGCGGAACACGGTGCAGACAGCCAAGTGATTTTGGTCACGAATAGTGAAACGTTAGCAAAACAGACCGCACTTGCGATTGAAAACCAACTTGCAAAATTGCCGAGAAAAGAGACCGCTTGCAAAGCACTAGAACACAGCCGAATTTTCATCGCCGAAAGCCTTGAACAAGCGGTCGAAATCAGCAATGAATACGCCCCTGAACACTTGGTGGTTCAAGTGGAAAACGCCCGCTCTTTACTCGATCAACTCGACAACGCAGGCTCGATTTTCCTAGGGGCATATTCCCCTGAAAGTATGGGCGATTACGCCAGCGGTACCAACCACGTGCTACCGACCTACGGTTACACCCGCACCACATCAAGCCTAGGTTTAGCGGATTTCAGCAAACGAATGACCGTGCAAGAGCTCACCCCGCAAGGTTTCAAAGATTTGGCAAAAACGGTGGAAGTAATGGCAAGTGCGGAACAGTTGGAGGCGCATAAACAGGCGGTGAGTATTCGGTTGGCGAAGATTGCCTAGCCCCACGCACTGATGTGCGAGGTTACGCATAATGTTGTCGCTCTGCGACAAGTAAATCGGTTGCAGAGCAACCGTATAATGATTAACCCCATACGTCAGTATGGGGTATAAAATAGGAACAAAATATGCAAATCTCACAACTCTCTCGAAAAAATGTACAAGCCCTAACTCCATACCAATCGGCACGTCGCTTGGGTGGCAATGGCGATGTGTGGCTGAATGCGAATGAATACCCAACTTCGCCAAACTTTGATTTAATTAACCGCACTTTTAACCGCTATCCGGAAGCACAACCAGCCGATATAGTAAATGGCTACGCCCAATATGCAGGCGTTCGCCCTGAAAACGTGATCGTTACCCGTGGTGGCGATGAAAGCATTGAGCTGATTATTCGAGCATTCTGTGAGCCGAGCGATAGCGTGCTTTATTGTCCGCCGACTTACGGAATGTATAGCGTATCGGCGGAAACTTGCGGTGTCGCACTCAAAACAGTGCCTTTAACTACTGATTTTCAGCTTAATTTGCCTGAAATCGAACGCAATCTTGACAGCGTAAAAGTGGTGTTTGTCTGTAGCCCAAACAACCCGACTGGCACGCTCGTCAAGCGGTCGGATTTACTTAAACTTTTGCAAATCACCGCAGGGCGAGCAATTGTAGTGGTGGACGAAGCCTACATCGAATTTTGCCCCGAAGCGACAATGGTAAGCGAGCTTGCCAACTTCCCACACTTAGCGATTATTCGCACGCTCTCGAAAGCCTTTGCCTTAGCGGGCTTGCGTTGTGGCTTTACCCTTGCCAACGAAGAATTAATCGGTGTCCTGCAAAAAGTGATCGCCCCGTATCCTTTGCCAGTGCCAGTTTCCGACATAGCCGCCCAAGCCTTGTCTGAACAAGGTATCGCTCAAATGCAATCACAGGTGCAAAACGTGCTAGATAACCGAGCGTGGTTGATTGCCGAACTGCAAAAATTGCCTTGCGTAGAACAGATTTTCGACACCGAAGCTAACTATGTTCTCGTTAAGTTCCAAGACGGACAAAAAGTGTTTAAAGCATTGTGGGAAAAAGGCATTATCTTGCGTGATCAGCACAAAGCGTTGGGATTGCAGAATTGTATTCGGATTTCGATTGGGACGAGGGGGGAGTTGGAGAGAACGGTGGAAGCAATTAGAAATGCCTAGCACGAGCCGTGCTAGGTTCCACAATCCCAGCCACGCTGTGGCTGTTAATTAGATAATATAGAGCCACAGCGTGGCTCAGATTAAGCAGCCCCATACGGCTCGTATGGAGAATAAAAGGAGAAATATGAGCTATACCAAACTTTTTTATCATATCGTTTTTCGCACGCTACAAAGCGTTCCTGCAATTAACGAAGAAAATGAGAAAGAGTTGTACCAATATATTTGGGCATTTTGTCAGCAACAAAAATGCACTTTGCATCGCATAAACGGAATGCCTGATCATTTACATTTATTGGTAGAAATTCACCCAAGTATGGCGGTGGCAGATTTTGTAAAACAGCTTAAAAATGCGAGCCATAAATGGCTTGAACATCATAGTGATCTTTTTCCTGATTTTTACGCTTGGTCGAAAGGTTATTGTGCGTTGAGTTATAGCGAACACGAAATTGGGAAAATTATCAATTACATCAAAGGGCAGAAAGAACATCATAAAACGTGGAGTTTTGTTGATGAGATGAAAGCGTTGCTTGGAAATGTAAATGAATATCTCGAACAAGATTTATAACCTAGCACGAGCCGTGCTAGGTTCCATAAACCCAGCCACGCTGTGGCTGATAATTAGATAATATAGAGCCGCAGGGCGGCTCGGATTAAGTAGCCCCGTACGGCTCGTATGGGGGATCACAGGAGCAAACATGACACAACCAACCCTATTCATCGACCGAGACGGCACTCTGATTGACGAGCCGAAAACTGATTTCCAAATTGATAGCTTGGAGAAACTTAAATTTGAACGCAATGTGATTCCTGCGTTACTGAAATTAAAAGATCACTACCGTTTTGTGATGGTCAGCAATCAAGACGGTTTGGGAACGGAGTCGTTTCCACAGGAAAATTTCGATAAACCGCATAATGCGATGTTAGAGATTTTCCGCTCGCAAGGCATTGAATTTGATGCGATTTTGATTTGTCCGCACAAGCCAGAAGATAACTGCGATTGCCGTAAACCGAAGATCAAATTGCTGAAAAAATATATCGACAAAAAACTGTTCGATCCTGACCGCAGTTTTGTGATCGGCGACCGTGCCACCGATGTGCAACTGGCGGAAAATCTTGGTATTCAGGCGTTGCAATATCACCCAGAAAAATTGGATTGGGATCTGATTGTGGAAAAATTATTGCCAAAAACGACCGCTTGTGAACGTCCGCCACGCTATGCGGAAGTGGTTCGCACCACCAAAGAAACCGACATCAAAGTGCAAGTGTGGCTGGACGAAACAGGCGTAAACCAAATCAGCACAGGCGTGGGCTTTTTCGACCATATGCTAGACCAAATCGCCACGCACGGCGGTTTCCGAATGAACGTGCAATGTAAAGGCGACTTGTGGATTGACGAACATCACACCGTTGAAGACACCGCACTTGCACTCGGCACGGCATTAAAACAGGCGTTAGGCGACAAATGTGGTATTCAACGTTTCGGCTTTGTGCTACCAATGGACGAATGTAAAGCGGAATGCACAATGGATTTATCGGGTCGGCCATATTTCAAATTTAAGGCGAAATTTAAGCGTGAAAAAGTGGGCGATTTCAGCACCGAAATGACCGAGCATTTCTTCCAATCGCTCGCCTACACCCTAATGGCAACGCTCCACCTGAAAACCCAAGGCGACAACGACCACCACAAAATCGAAAGCCTGTTCAAGGTGTTCGGCAGAACCTTAAGACAGTGCATCAAAGTGGAAGGGAATGAATTGCCGAGTTCAAAGGGTGTGTTGTGATTTTACGTGGGAATGCCCTACACTGGCGTGTAGGGTTACGCATAGTGCGGTTGCTCTGCAACCAATCTAGCTTGTCGCAGAGCGACAATACAATGCGTAACCTAGCACAAGAGTGCTAGGCAAAAGTGTAGTTGGGTTTTGCAAAGTTTTTTGGTAATTTGGCTGCTTGTACTATTGAGATGGATTAATGAAATGCTTAACAAAGAAACACTTAATAATTTACTACGATCAATTGATGTATACATTCAAAATAATCCTAATGAAGACATACAACTGGAAAAATGTAATTTCTGCAAAGATGTTATAAGTATGTTTTATGAAAATTATGAAGAGTGGAAATTAAATTGCCCTTTTAGCATGCAGAATATTGGAGAATACCTAAATGAAAAATATATAACAATTCGTGGTATCGATGATAAGTTTTATCTAACTTGTGCAAGGTTTTTTAGAGAATATTTATTGTCAGAACAAAGAAAAGGACATTATATACCTATTTTGAATGATGATTGGAATAAATTTAAAAGAAAATCCCCTGATTTAATTGATAAAAATCATAATTCTTGGTTAGAGTATTTGCTAAATAATCAATTTGATATTGATGTGTTAAATCATTATTTAGGTGATAAATCCTTTCAAGCTTTTCTAAATTATGAAAACAATCTAAAAAATGCAGAGGAAAAGTCAGAGAATCTCAAAGTTAATATTGCAGATAAAGCAAGTAAATTAGAAAATTTCATTAAAGAAAAAGAGAAAAGGGTTAATGAGTTAGCAGAATTATTAAAAGAACAAAAAACAGCATTTAATTTTGTTGGCTTATCTAAAGGTTTTGAAAAATTACTTTCTCAAAAACTATGGAGTAAATGGACTTCGTTTGGGATTATGTCTGTATTTTGTGTTCTTTTGATTGCATTACCAATAGTTATTATTGGTGGAAGATTTTTTAATTGGTTTGCAGAATATAATATTGAATGGAGCAAGATTGGTTGGGAACAAATGTTACCAATGTTAGGTTTAGAATTTATTTTTATTTATTTTTTCAGAGTTGCCTTAACACATTATAATTCAATCCAAACCCAAATAATGCAACTTGAATTACGACAATCTCTTTGCCAATTTATTCAAAGTTATGCTGATTATGCAAAAGAGATAAAAGAAAAAGATGGTGTTTCACTAGAAAAATTTGAGAATTTAATTTTTAGTAGCATTCTTTCAACACCAGATAAAGTACCAAGTACATTTGATGGTTTAGAACAATTATCTAATTTGATAAAAGAATTTAAAAAATAAAATAGCAGGAAACTAAATGCCAAACCTAATCATCATCAACACAGGCTGTGCAAACCTGTCATCGGTAAAATTTGCATTCGACCGTCTGGGGATTCAGGCGGAGATTAGTTGCGATTTAGACAAAATCAAATCGGCAGATAAATTGCTGTTGCCTGGGGTGGGGACGGCTGTAGCGGCGATGAAGATTTTGCAAGATCGTGATTTGATTGACACGATCCGCAACGCCACT contains these protein-coding regions:
- a CDS encoding phosphoribosylaminoimidazolesuccinocarboxamide synthase; this encodes MQISLKKIYSGKVRDLYEIDDKRMLMVATDRLSAFDVILDDPIPRKGEILTQISNFWFKKLAHIMPNHFTGDSVFDVLPKEEAEAIQHRAVVCKRLTPVKIESIVRGYLTGSGLKDYNQTGTICGLKLPEGLVEASKLPQPIFTPSSKAEVGDHDINISYEECERQIGAELAAKVRDAAIALYTEAAEYALTKGIIICDTKFEFGLDENGTLTLMDEVLTPDSSRFWSVDTYQEGTNPPSFDKQFVRDWLENSGWNKQAPAPKVPSDVIEKTVAKYQEALDLLTK
- the hisG gene encoding ATP phosphoribosyltransferase, producing MTTTNRLRIALQKKGRLSKDCNELLKQCGVKINWNEQRLIAYAENMPIEILRVRDDDIPGLVFEGVVDLGIIGENVLEEEELGRLARGEQVEYKKLRTLDFGGCRLSLAIDRDRSYNGVQDFVNSRIATSYPNLLKRYMNEKGVAFKSTLLNGSVEVAPSAGLADAICDLVSSGATLEANGLKEVEVIYQSKACLIQRAEPLSAEKQALVDRLLTRIQGVQQAAESKYIMLHAPKDKLKEITALLPGVENPTILPLANDSARVAMHVVSQENLFWETMEQLKAMGASSVLVLPIEKMLA
- the hisD gene encoding histidinol dehydrogenase, which translates into the protein MQTLIWKNLTEQQRQASLTRPAISSSLNIQQAVDAIRENVLANGDKALFELSEKFDNVKLDNLVVSKAQIQAASDRLSDELKQAIQNAKANIEKFHTAQIPQPVDIETQAGVRCQVLTRPINRVGLYIPGGSAPLFSTVLMLAIPAKIAGCKKVVLCSPPPIADAILYAANLCGVETIYQVGGAQAIVAMAFGTESVAKVDKIFGPGNSFVTEAKRQVSQTVNGAAIDMQAGPSEVLVLADKNADPEFVASDLLSQAEHGADSQVILVTNSETLAKQTALAIENQLAKLPRKETACKALEHSRIFIAESLEQAVEISNEYAPEHLVVQVENARSLLDQLDNAGSIFLGAYSPESMGDYASGTNHVLPTYGYTRTTSSLGLADFSKRMTVQELTPQGFKDLAKTVEVMASAEQLEAHKQAVSIRLAKIA
- the hisC gene encoding histidinol-phosphate transaminase, which gives rise to MQISQLSRKNVQALTPYQSARRLGGNGDVWLNANEYPTSPNFDLINRTFNRYPEAQPADIVNGYAQYAGVRPENVIVTRGGDESIELIIRAFCEPSDSVLYCPPTYGMYSVSAETCGVALKTVPLTTDFQLNLPEIERNLDSVKVVFVCSPNNPTGTLVKRSDLLKLLQITAGRAIVVVDEAYIEFCPEATMVSELANFPHLAIIRTLSKAFALAGLRCGFTLANEELIGVLQKVIAPYPLPVPVSDIAAQALSEQGIAQMQSQVQNVLDNRAWLIAELQKLPCVEQIFDTEANYVLVKFQDGQKVFKALWEKGIILRDQHKALGLQNCIRISIGTRGELERTVEAIRNA
- the tnpA gene encoding IS200/IS605 family transposase; this encodes MSYTKLFYHIVFRTLQSVPAINEENEKELYQYIWAFCQQQKCTLHRINGMPDHLHLLVEIHPSMAVADFVKQLKNASHKWLEHHSDLFPDFYAWSKGYCALSYSEHEIGKIINYIKGQKEHHKTWSFVDEMKALLGNVNEYLEQDL
- the hisB gene encoding bifunctional histidinol-phosphatase/imidazoleglycerol-phosphate dehydratase HisB — protein: MTQPTLFIDRDGTLIDEPKTDFQIDSLEKLKFERNVIPALLKLKDHYRFVMVSNQDGLGTESFPQENFDKPHNAMLEIFRSQGIEFDAILICPHKPEDNCDCRKPKIKLLKKYIDKKLFDPDRSFVIGDRATDVQLAENLGIQALQYHPEKLDWDLIVEKLLPKTTACERPPRYAEVVRTTKETDIKVQVWLDETGVNQISTGVGFFDHMLDQIATHGGFRMNVQCKGDLWIDEHHTVEDTALALGTALKQALGDKCGIQRFGFVLPMDECKAECTMDLSGRPYFKFKAKFKREKVGDFSTEMTEHFFQSLAYTLMATLHLKTQGDNDHHKIESLFKVFGRTLRQCIKVEGNELPSSKGVL